In a genomic window of Agarivorans albus:
- a CDS encoding extracellular solute-binding protein produces the protein MPYNKKSVFKLARLSVAMVIAGCSSLALADQYSDAAKQWVGEEFTPSTLSQQQQMDEMAWFTEAAKPFRGMEINVASETITTHEYESKTLAKAFFEITGIKVNHDLIQEGDVVEKLQTQMQSGRNIYDAYVNDSDLIGTHFRYGKVVPISDFIKGEGKDVTLPTLDLEDFIGLSFTTGPDGKIYQLPDQQFANLYWFRADWFERADLKEKFKAEYGYELGVPLNWSAYEDIAEFFSEKVKTIDGERVYGHMDYGKKDPSLGWRFTDAWLSMAGAGDKGIPNGVPVDEWGIRVEGCNPVGSSVERGGATNGPAAVYATAKYVEWLKKYAPPEAPGMTFGEAGPVPAQGSVAQQIFWYTAFTADMTKPGLPVVNEDGTPKWRMAPSPRGPYWEEGMKLGYQDTGSWTFLNSTPLDRRQAAWLYAQFVVSKSVSLKKTLVGLTPIRESDINSQAMTDAAPKLGGLVEFYRSDARVQWTPTGTNVPDYPKLAQLWWQYVAEAASGEKTPQQAMDGLAAAQDKVLTRLERSGAQGECGPKLNPKQDASYWLNQPGSPKAKLANEKPQGKTIAYKDLIAQ, from the coding sequence ATGCCCTACAACAAAAAATCAGTGTTTAAGCTAGCTCGCCTTAGTGTAGCAATGGTCATTGCCGGATGTAGTAGCTTAGCCTTAGCAGATCAATACAGTGATGCCGCTAAACAATGGGTGGGAGAAGAGTTTACGCCTTCTACCTTGAGCCAGCAGCAGCAAATGGATGAGATGGCATGGTTTACAGAAGCGGCAAAACCATTTCGTGGTATGGAAATTAATGTAGCCTCAGAAACCATTACCACCCATGAATATGAAAGTAAGACCTTAGCCAAGGCATTTTTTGAGATAACCGGTATTAAGGTTAATCATGATTTGATCCAAGAAGGCGATGTAGTAGAAAAACTGCAAACGCAAATGCAGTCGGGTCGTAATATTTATGATGCCTACGTAAACGATTCAGACTTAATTGGTACTCACTTTCGCTACGGCAAAGTAGTTCCCATTAGTGACTTTATAAAAGGCGAGGGTAAAGACGTAACCCTGCCAACCTTAGATTTAGAAGATTTTATTGGTTTAAGTTTTACCACTGGGCCAGATGGAAAAATCTACCAGCTGCCAGACCAACAGTTTGCTAACTTATATTGGTTCCGCGCCGACTGGTTTGAACGCGCCGATCTAAAAGAGAAATTTAAAGCCGAATACGGTTACGAGTTAGGAGTACCGCTTAACTGGTCGGCTTATGAAGACATCGCCGAATTCTTCTCAGAAAAAGTAAAAACCATTGATGGCGAGCGCGTTTACGGCCACATGGATTACGGCAAAAAAGATCCATCGCTAGGTTGGCGCTTTACCGATGCGTGGTTATCTATGGCGGGTGCGGGCGACAAAGGCATTCCTAATGGTGTTCCGGTTGATGAATGGGGCATTCGTGTCGAAGGCTGTAACCCTGTAGGCTCAAGCGTAGAACGTGGTGGTGCCACCAATGGCCCTGCGGCAGTTTATGCCACCGCTAAATACGTAGAATGGCTTAAAAAATACGCGCCACCAGAAGCCCCAGGCATGACCTTTGGCGAAGCTGGTCCAGTGCCCGCACAAGGTAGCGTAGCCCAGCAAATCTTCTGGTACACCGCCTTTACCGCCGATATGACCAAACCTGGGTTACCGGTAGTGAATGAAGATGGCACGCCAAAATGGCGCATGGCACCTTCGCCACGCGGCCCATACTGGGAAGAGGGCATGAAGCTGGGTTATCAAGATACCGGCTCGTGGACGTTCTTAAACTCTACCCCGTTAGACAGACGCCAAGCCGCTTGGTTGTATGCTCAGTTTGTAGTGTCTAAATCAGTATCGCTTAAGAAAACATTGGTGGGCTTAACGCCTATTCGTGAGTCAGACATTAACTCACAAGCGATGACCGACGCCGCACCTAAACTAGGCGGTTTGGTGGAGTTTTACCGCAGTGATGCACGGGTACAATGGACACCAACCGGTACCAACGTGCCAGACTATCCAAAACTGGCACAGCTTTGGTGGCAATACGTGGCAGAAGCGGCCAGTGGTGAGAAAACCCCACAACAAGCAATGGATGGCCTAGCCGCCGCCCAAGACAAAGTGCTAACACGCTTAGAACGCAGTGGCGCGCAAGGCGAGTGTGGTCCTAAGCTTAACCCTAAGCAAGACGCCTCTTACTGGCTAAACCAACCTGGCTCACCTAAAGCCAAGTTAGCCAACGAGAAGCCACAAGGTAAAACCATCGCTTATAAAGATTTAATCGCCCAATAA
- a CDS encoding DUF2160 domain-containing protein codes for MNWMAWTTPSALFFTGIACILFVMTCWELKSPCVARKGFLPIATTRGDRLFIGLLSSAFIHLGFIGMTELSIWLPFAVAVVWLFIVMRWG; via the coding sequence ATGAACTGGATGGCATGGACAACTCCATCAGCATTATTTTTTACCGGCATCGCCTGCATTTTGTTTGTGATGACCTGTTGGGAGCTAAAAAGTCCCTGCGTGGCGCGAAAAGGTTTTTTACCGATAGCTACTACCCGTGGCGATCGATTGTTTATTGGCTTGTTAAGCAGTGCGTTTATTCATCTTGGTTTTATCGGGATGACCGAACTCAGCATTTGGCTGCCCTTTGCGGTAGCTGTGGTGTGGCTGTTTATCGTAATGAGATGGGGGTAA